The nucleotide sequence GTCAGGTTCACCCTCGCCCCCTTCACCAGGAAAGTGCCGCCCGAATATTATTTCCTGAAGGTGGACACCCTGGACATCCAGATCCAGGCTGAATCGCCAAGCGGCCTCGTCCACGCGTTGCAAACCCTGAAACAGCACCTGTACCTGGCCTATTATTACGTCCAGGACGAGTTTGGCGAACCCGGCGACCTGCCCTGCCTGGAGATCCGGGACTGGCCCAGCTATCCCTGGCGGGGGCTGCATCTGGACGTGAGCCGACATTTCTTTGACTTCAGGTTCGTGCAGCGTTATCTGGACTGGATGTCGCGGTCCAAGCTGAACAAGTTTCACTGGCATCTTTCCGATGACCAGGGCTGGCGCCTCGAAAGCCGGAAATTCCCCCGCCTGCATGAAATCGGCGCCTGGCGCAAAGAGGCTGACGGCAGCGTCCACGGCGGCTGGTACACCCGCCGCCAGGTGCAGGCGGTGCTGGATCACGCGGCCCTGCGCGGGATCGAGGTGATCCCCGAGATCGACATCCCCGGCCACGCCATGGCGATACTGGCCGCCTATCCTGAACTGGCCTGCGTTCCGCGGGATTTCGAGGTCCCCTGCGTCTGGGGCATTTTCGAAGACATCCTCTGCGCCGGCAAGGATGAGGTGATCGATTTTTTGAAAGAGCTGTTCAGCGAAGTGGCGGAACTCTTTCCCGGCCAGTATGTGCATCTGGGCGGCGACGAAGCTCCCAAGCAGCGTTGGAAAGACTGCCCCCACTGCCAGGCCCGGATCAAAAACCAAGGCCTCGCCGGTGAGGAAGAGCTGCAGGGCTGGCTGGTGAAAACCCTCGCCCGGCACCTGCGGGGCCTGGGCAAAACGGTGATCGGATGGGACGAGATCCTGGACGGCCAACCGTGCCAGGATCCAGTGGTGATGGCCTGGCGCGGTGACGGGATCGACGCCGCCCGCAAAGCTCACGACAACGGCAACCGCTACATCCTCTGCCCCTACACCAAGCTCTATTTCGACGCCCGCAACAATGAGTACGAAACCATCGGCACCGACCAGATCATCCTTTGGGGCGATGTGCTCAAATTCCGGTTCCAGGACTACAGCTTTCAACGCAAGGAACTCCTGCTGGGAGCCCAGGCCAACGTCTGGACCGAACATCTGGCCAATAAAGCAGACCTGAAGGAAAAGGTTACCCATCGCCTTCGTCCCCTGGCGGAAATTCTCTGGAATGGCGAACCCGTCGAAGACGTCCGGGAATTCTGGGATCGCTGGAGAGATCTGAATTTCACGCTATGAAACGCCACCCCGGCAATCCGCTGATCACCAGGCGGGACATCGTTTCCAGCCATCCCGCCCTGCGCGACGTTTCCTCGGTCTTCAATCCCGGCGGCACTTGGTTCGAGGGGCAAATCCTCCTCCTGCTGCGGGTGCAGAACCGCGCCCGGGAAACCTTGTTCGTGAAAGCCTGGTCGGAAAATGGCGTGGAATTCCGCGTTGAGGGGGAACCGCTGCCGCTGCTGGGCTTGGAAGCCTGTCCCCACCTGATTTACCACGTTTACGATCCCCGCATCACCCATCTGGAAGGTATTTACCACGTGATCTGCGCCCTGGATACCGATCAGGGCTGCTGCCTGGGCTGGTTTTCCACTCCGGATTTTGCCGCTTTGGATTTTCGCGGCCTGGTTTCGGCTGCCGACACCCGCAACGGCGTCCTCTTCCCGGAGCGGATAGGCGGGCGCTATCTGAGGTTCGAACGCCCCAACACCACGATGATGGCCGACGGAGTTAAAACCGGGTCCCGCATAGTCTGCTCCTCATCGGAAGACCTGCTGAACTGGTCTGCCCAAGAGGAGGTGTTTTCCGGCCGGCCCCACTTTTGGGATGAACTGGTCGGTTCCGGTCCGCCGCCGCTGAAAACCGCGCAGGGTTGGCTGCACCTCTATCACGGCGTGGCCACCCATTTCGGAGCCGCAAATATCTATCAGGCAGGCGTTTCCCTGCATGATCTCAAGCGACCCTGGCTCACCCTCGCGAGGGGTAGATACAATGTTCTGGAACCCCGCGAAAGCCATGAACTCTGCGGCCAGGTGCCCAACGTGGTTTTCCCCACCGCCGCCCTGGCACTGCAAACCGACAGCCGCGGTTTTGTGGACCCAAGCTCCGATATATACGTTTATTACGGCGCGGCCGATACCTGCGTCTGCCTCGCCACCACCAACGTTGAAAAACTTTTGGAGGCCGTCCATGCGCCCTAAAACACTTGCCGCATTGTTGTTAACGCTCTGCGGAACCCTGTTCGCGGAGACTTTTCCCGTTCCG is from Candidatus Cloacimonadota bacterium and encodes:
- a CDS encoding glycoside hydrolase family 130 protein; this encodes MKRHPGNPLITRRDIVSSHPALRDVSSVFNPGGTWFEGQILLLLRVQNRARETLFVKAWSENGVEFRVEGEPLPLLGLEACPHLIYHVYDPRITHLEGIYHVICALDTDQGCCLGWFSTPDFAALDFRGLVSAADTRNGVLFPERIGGRYLRFERPNTTMMADGVKTGSRIVCSSSEDLLNWSAQEEVFSGRPHFWDELVGSGPPPLKTAQGWLHLYHGVATHFGAANIYQAGVSLHDLKRPWLTLARGRYNVLEPRESHELCGQVPNVVFPTAALALQTDSRGFVDPSSDIYVYYGAADTCVCLATTNVEKLLEAVHAP
- a CDS encoding beta-N-acetylhexosaminidase; its protein translation is MIPRPKQMRVFKKRFWMTSRIDYQRNAELPEKLFRFLAADLDAYYHKLIGVGFLDDDHSTSVRFTLAPFTRKVPPEYYFLKVDTLDIQIQAESPSGLVHALQTLKQHLYLAYYYVQDEFGEPGDLPCLEIRDWPSYPWRGLHLDVSRHFFDFRFVQRYLDWMSRSKLNKFHWHLSDDQGWRLESRKFPRLHEIGAWRKEADGSVHGGWYTRRQVQAVLDHAALRGIEVIPEIDIPGHAMAILAAYPELACVPRDFEVPCVWGIFEDILCAGKDEVIDFLKELFSEVAELFPGQYVHLGGDEAPKQRWKDCPHCQARIKNQGLAGEEELQGWLVKTLARHLRGLGKTVIGWDEILDGQPCQDPVVMAWRGDGIDAARKAHDNGNRYILCPYTKLYFDARNNEYETIGTDQIILWGDVLKFRFQDYSFQRKELLLGAQANVWTEHLANKADLKEKVTHRLRPLAEILWNGEPVEDVREFWDRWRDLNFTL